A genomic region of Trichothermofontia sichuanensis B231 contains the following coding sequences:
- the frr gene encoding ribosome recycling factor, whose product MKLADAESHMQKAVEATQRDFNTIRTGRANAAILDRVMVEYYGSPTPLKSLASIATPDSSTIMIQPFDRNSLNLIEKAIQMSDIGLTPNNDGTAIRLNIPPLTSERRKELAKMAAKMAEEGKVSIRNIRRDAIDSVRKLEKNGEISEDEARDLQDEIQKLTDKYVVKIEAILAEKEKDIMTV is encoded by the coding sequence GTGAAGTTAGCTGATGCTGAAAGTCACATGCAAAAGGCGGTGGAGGCAACCCAGCGCGACTTTAACACGATCCGGACGGGCCGGGCGAATGCAGCCATTCTGGATCGGGTGATGGTGGAGTACTATGGCTCCCCAACCCCCCTCAAGTCTCTCGCCAGTATTGCCACGCCCGATTCGAGCACCATCATGATTCAACCCTTCGATCGCAATAGCCTCAATTTGATTGAGAAAGCGATCCAGATGTCCGACATTGGCCTAACGCCCAATAATGACGGGACGGCCATTCGCCTGAATATTCCTCCCCTGACCAGCGAACGCCGCAAGGAACTGGCCAAAATGGCCGCTAAGATGGCGGAGGAAGGCAAGGTCTCGATTCGTAATATCCGCCGGGATGCGATCGATTCTGTCCGCAAGTTGGAAAAAAACGGGGAAATCTCGGAAGACGAAGCCCGCGACTTGCAGGATGAGATCCAAAAGTTAACGGACAAGTACGTGGTCAAAATTGAAGCCATCCTGGCGGAAAAGGAAAAAGACATCATGACGGTTTAG